In Toxoplasma gondii ME49 chromosome X, whole genome shotgun sequence, a single genomic region encodes these proteins:
- a CDS encoding hypothetical protein (encoded by transcript TGME49_228630~Predicted trans-membrane domain (TMHMM2.0):55-78), with amino-acid sequence MAHSRERRSPSCQVSPLSPPTASGQRDVSVSERREKTCNAPCVSPFSRMKTSASPSFLLSNWFLIFLLFSLFCVIEGAKPKEGRPVTYGSAVSLVHVLSGFKLFSGKISWGSGSGQQAVTATPSGDKAAAANMLWIVSAPPSGMRRQPLDSPVMEAQMAGSKSSASSEPAPALVTPGAAGEPVRCGSVIFLEHGSSRGTLQATGASSPISSQKEVSVGAGRDTRVAGFKLVCANTKSEMWLTGDIVTFEHVRLGTNLQAKKDHQFTQQNCGRGCPIAGHIEVSVSNEKPRSSWGWSTPPDQWKASAGLMVNKEGEGLFDDLGFDHDEL; translated from the exons ATGGCGCATTCCAGGGAACGTCGATCTCCTTCTTGTCaggtctctcccctctctccgcctACCGCCTCTGGACAGCGTgacgtctccgtttctgagagacgcgagaagacgtGCAACGCTCCctgcgtgtctcctttctcccgcaTGAAGACGAGTGCCTCCCCTTCGTTTTTGCTGTCGAATTGGTTCCtcattttccttctcttctctctcttctgcgtgaTCGAGGGCGCCAAACCCAAGGAAGGCCGGCCTGTGACGTACGGCAGTGCCGTGTCGCTTGTCCACGTTCTCTCAGGCTTCAA GCTGTTTTCTGGAAAGATCTCCTGGGGCTCGGGCAGTGGCCAGCAAGCCGTC ACAGCGACTCCGAGCGGAGACAaagctgcagcagcgaaCATGCTCTGGATTGTCAGTGCGCCTCCAAGTGGCATGCGTCGGCAGCCTCTTGACAGCCCAGTGATGGAAGCCCAGATGGCGGGAAGCAAGAGCTCTGCTTCGAGTGAACCCGCTCCAGCCCTGGTCACTCCCGGGGCCGCAGGAGAACCTGTGCGATGTGGATCTGTGATTTTCCTCGAACATGGCAGCTCTCGGGGGACGCTGCAAGCAActggcgcctcctcgccaATCAGTAGCCAGAAAGAG GTCAGCGTCGGAGCGGGACGCGACACTAGAGTGGCCGGTTTCAAGTTGGTCTGCGCAAACACGAAGTCGGAGATGTGGCTTACTGGAGATATTGTTACTTTTGAGCATGTCAGACTCGGTACAAACCTTCAGGCGAAAAAAGATCACCA GTTCACCCAACAAAACTGCGGTAGAGGTTGCCCCATCGCCGGACATATCGAGGTGTCTGTGAGCAATGAGAAGCCTCGGTCCAGTTGGGGATGGTCGACTCCACCAGATCAATGGAAGGCTTCAGCAGGACTTATGGTCAACAAGGAGGGCGAGGGATTGTTCGACGATCTGGGTTTCGACCATGACGAACTCTAA
- a CDS encoding hypothetical protein (encoded by transcript TGME49_228620~Signal peptide predicted by SignalP 2.0 HMM (probability 0.950) with cleavage site probability 0.918 at residue 25): MGSPMRRRWMSSITVFFCVLKRISCQTDSEFRMENPDFGVPSCDDASSMALLPDKHFGSNCGDKNELPQLTWNDAPFDTGSFAVLVTDTSSNRMPFAHLIAWDIPVAVTSVGPQTNFSSIGAVSGTNDTGENGYSGPCPDKQACVKISVYALRPSTLGLSSSATYKELHKKLLELSANGGKDRDPRQFVQCKKAHSVLNWMQISWTLPAFTQSQCLISTIRCGPRRETERLSCQRGWEIKRYGLKILLAFLTNSVAGTNSLATSRAFILPRAEHTQNDPIN, translated from the exons ATGGGTTCACCTATGAGACGCAGATGGATGTCGTCTATTactgtttttttttgcgtCCTGAAACGCATCAGTTGCCAGACGGACTCGGAATTCAGGATGGAGAACCCCG ATTTCGGAGTGCCTAGCTGCGACGACGCGAGCAGCATGGCGCTGCTTCCAGACAAGCATTTTGGATCAAACTGCGGGGACAAGAATGAGCTCCCTCAGCTTACTTGGAATG ATGCTCCGTTCGATACTGGTTCCTTTGCCGTACTGGTGACGGATACGTCGTCGAACAGAATGCCT TTTGCACATCTCATCGCGTGGGACATTCCTGTAGCTGTTACCAGCGTGGGACCGCAAACAAATTTCTCCTCTATCGGCGCAGTCAGCGGCACTAACGACACTGGCGAGAATGGGTATAGCGGCCCATGCCCAGACAAACAAGCTTGTGTCAAAATTTCTGTATACGCCTTAA GGCCGTCAACTCTAGGGCTATCAAGCTCGGCAACCTACAAGGAGTTGCACAAGAAGCTATTAGAACTCTCCGCGAACGGAGGTAAGGATCGCGATCCACGCCAATTCGTTCAATGTAAAAAAGCACACTCCGTTCTAAACTGGATGCAGATCTCGTGGACATTGCCAGCGTTTACTCAGTCGCAGTGCCTCATCAGCACGATACGTTGCGGACCCAGGCGTGAAACTGAGAGGCTGTCATGTCAACGTGGGTGGGAAATTAAGCGTTATGGACTCAAGATCCTGTTGGCGTTCCTCACGAACTCCGTTGCCGGAACTAACAGTCTAGCCACTAGCCGCGCTTTCATTCTGCCACGGGCGGAACATACCCAAAATGACCCCATTAACTAG
- a CDS encoding hypothetical protein (encoded by transcript TGME49_228510~Predicted trans-membrane domain (TMHMM2.0):76-99:308-331): protein MAVTHVKPSPVTGKGRFAAGYTSRPTAVLDKGIRSKSFNLTSSESRQSALAVRTTHQEKTYEMFLSYERDIDRYSCYISRAHVLLFLALATFSIVICNLQMSLLTTKTQVVASEEDIYTELVGMKNMSSTLRRIRALSNLFGTTYQRVKVQTNPLTSSYLEKTVYLQLYQVAMQLIIGFEDVRTFDNSIRSATNCLNQVSVSTAGTLGSGTVCPLETAIRRLQEINPQLAGQLREAVVTMKVPLSLVLEQKILDYYPSEWPDVYDPYKFTLLLMSQGRFREVFERADMYFEELEQIVDALRTIKIWPRLFLPPGLLVSLLSCALLLFIIFVHHYSAQIADAFRICQDAVAMSDDEVQSKVGDLSNVMTATLEYKILPLLHPLSGIASLLLSCNRLTVYHLKLLKVLEKSTADIIAASINVLDYISVEADSVQTNTDLANLRSLVEDCLESFRPKATTKQLPLSCTFGAGCPSSVMLDAEKLRRVLNRTLAYVFDHTFDKGLGIEVYINANAIRATRDQENSDLFRPYDIHVEVKGLGVCMENHKAQMMVDTKGLLDRSGQGLRLLVSSKVVQSLGGSMKIQSSPLKGTFFSFAIRAKARTRLLDLHKDFNIIAGRRVRIATLGLSQETRRVFFFLCKDIGVDCIHCYGFQQLLNAVAEEAATPLVAVFLGDFLHLSANPADPNSRPLCPSELFERVQAASSSLNEGNTKVFLASLDSDTSACSTRGTILQFLPHENFFRLRLPVHSSVLIELIIRGCRGISMKGAESLYTQSSVSAPADRRDDCNAENDERVSAVEEESEADTENEAGLLQISNPDVSKLFPQRDVIPECLYPDVNRVINAIDAFGESTIGDISAALAEDAAPEGLIRSRRFVDEYDVSLALARYYQALPETDPTEEPPPPAAFVRRVDGFEERSEADAGDGGQRPPRKRPSAHRSSVRIFQFLTPPAPGHRLNTIQLL, encoded by the exons ATGGCAGTAACTCACGTGAAACCGTCCCCAGTCACGGGGAAAGGGCGATTTGCAGCGGGTTATACATCCCGGCCAACAGCTGTGTTGGATAAGGGGATACGATCTAAGTCTTTCAATCTGACTTCGAGTGAGTCGAGGCAGTCCGCGCTTGCGGTTAGGACAACGCATCAAGAGAAGACGTATGAAATGTTTCTTAGCTACGAGCGAGACATAGACAGATACTCCTGCTACATTTCTCGGGCTCACGTCCTACTTTTCCTTGCTCTTGCCACTTTCTCTATTGTTATCTGCAACCTGCAAATGAGCCTACTGACGACGAAGACTCAAGTTGTAGCATCTGAGGAGGACATTTACACTGAACTAGTCGGAATGAAGAACATGTCATCCACGCTTCGGAGAATAAGGGCGCTGTCGAACCTCTTCGGAACCACGTACCAACGTGTCAAAGTTCAGACCAATCCACTAACCTCGTCATACTTGGAGAAAACCGTATACCTGCAGCTCTACCAGGTAGCCATGCAGCTCATCATCGGGTTCGAGGACGTCCGAACTTTTGACAATTCCATACGTTCCGCGACAAACTGTTTGAATCAAGTCTCAGTTTCAACGGCAGGGACTCTTGGAAGTGGCACAGTCTGTCCCCTGGAAACTGCGATCCGGCGGCTTCAGGAGATCAATCCCCAACTAGCGGGTCAATTGCGCGAGGCAGTTGTTACTATGAAGGTGCCTCTGTCCCTCGTGCTTGAGCAAAAGATTCTGGACTACTATCCCAGCGAATGGCCAGACGTTTATGATCCATATAAATTCACCCTTCTCTTGATGAGTCAGGGGCGTTTCCGAGAGGTGTTTGAGCGTGCGGATATGTACTTTGAGGAGCTAGAACAAATTGTAGATGCTCTTCGGACTATAAAAATATGGCCTCGACTCTTCCTACCCCCGGGATTGTTGGTCAGCCTCTTAAGCTGCGCCTTACTCCTCTTCATCATCTTCGTTCACCACTATTCAG CACAGATAGCGGACGCATTTCGAATCTGCCAAGATGCCGTCGCCATGTCCGACGACGAGGTTCAGTCGAAAGTTGGTGACCTATCCAACGTTATGACAGCAACGCTGGAATACAAGATTCTCCCACTGCTTCACCCCCTATCCGGcatcgcctctcttcttctgtcgtgCAATAGACTTACTGTTTACCACCTGAAGTTGCTGAAGGTGCTCGAAAAATCGACTGCTGATATCATAGCAGCCTCCATCAATGTTCTCGACTACATTTCTGTCGAAGCTGACAGCGTTCAA acaaATACGGATTTGGCCAATCTTCGGTCCCTCGTGGAAGACTGCTTGGAGTCCTTTCGTCCAAAAGCGACGACAAAGCAGCTGCCGCTGAGTTGCACATTCGGCGCAGGATGCCCATCATCTGTTATGCTTGATGCTGAGAAATTGCGTCGAGTGCTCAATCGG ACTCTCGCCTACGTCTTCGACCATACCTTTGATAAGGGTCTGGGAATCGAGGTGTACATAAACGCCAATGCAATCCGAGCAACCAGGGATCAGGAAAATTCCGATCTCTTTCGTCCCTACGATATACATGTCGAG GTGAAAGGCTTGGGCGTCTGCATGGAGAATCACAAGGCACAGATGATGGTGGACACGAAAGGTCTGCTGGACAG GAGTGGCCAAGGTCTGCGCCTGCTCGTCTCCAGCAAAGTCGTCCAGTCTCTCGGAGGCAGCATGAAGATCCAGTCTTCACCGCTGAAAGGgacgttcttctccttcgctaTCCGGGCCAAGGCAAGGACTCGCCTCCTTGACCTACATAAAGACTTCAATATCATTGCCGGGCGACGGGTGCGGATCGCCACCCTTGGCCTCTCCCAAGAAACCCGAAgagtctttttcttcctttgtAAAGACATTGGAGTTGATTGCATTCACTGCTATGGCTTCCAGCAGCTTCTGAACGCAGTTGCTGAG GAAGCAGCTACGCCACTGGTGGCCGTCTTTTTAGGAGATTTCCTTCACTTATCTGCAAACCCAGCAGACCCAAACTCGcggcctctctgtccttccgAACTGTTCGAAAGAGTCCAGGCAGCATCGTCGAGTCTGAATGAAGGAAACACCAAGGTcttccttgcttctctggaCTCGGACACGTCTGCTTGCTCCACGAGAGGAACAATCTTGCAATTCCTTCCTCACGAGAATTTCTTTAG GCTCCGTCTTCCCGTCCACTCGAGCGTCCTCATTGAACTCATTATCCGGGGCTGCCGAGGAATCTCGATGAAAGGTGCTGAGAGCCTATATAC GCAAAGTTCCGTCTCCGCACCGGCAGACCGCAGGGACGATTGTAACGCCGAAAACGACGAACGCGTCTCAG ctgtcgaggaagaaagcgaggcggACACGGAGAACGAGGCCGGGCTCCTGCAGATATCAAACCCTGATGTGTCCAAACTCTTCCCGCAACGCGACGTCATTCCAGAATGTCTCTACCCCGACGTTAATCGTGTCATCAACGCTATCGACGCTTTCGGAGAGTCCACAATCGGCGATATCTCTGCCGCGTTAGCTGAG GATGCTGCGCCTGAAGGACTAATCAGGTCGCGACGCTTCGTTGACGAGTACGACGTCTCCCTGGCTCTCGCTCGGTATTACCAAGCGCTGCCCGAGACAGATCCGACAGAAGAGCCTCCGCCACCCGCGGCTTTCGTGAGGCGCGTCGATGGTTTTGAAGAGCGAAGCGAGGCAGACGCGGGTGACGGTGGACAACGCCCTCCAAGAAAACGTCCGTCAGCACACAGGAGTTCAGTTCGCATCTTTCAGTTTCTCACCCCTCCGGCACCAGGGCACAGACTGAACACGATTCAGCTACTATGA